From Candidatus Atelocyanobacterium thalassa isolate ALOHA, a single genomic window includes:
- a CDS encoding Mur ligase family protein — protein MYMLDNIQLVLSIGVAKITTSIVRFLKLGAASVLPGAISRYFYPKILSKLCEQVTEGIVIVIGTNGKTTTSLLLRTILENQGWKVTHNRTGANLVNGLITALLEDTNIIGKLTTDFAILEVDENIIALLLKECKPKIIIGLNLFRDQLDRYGEVDSISLAWQKAISPLPHETTIILNADDPTLSYLGQQLSQQTFYFGLSESEQYLEEIPHAADSIYCPSCGHILKYEGFYLSHLGDFYCSRCSFKKSQLDLISKDWPQILVGIHNKYNTLAAGLASRKLGVEMPKIFSTVKTFKPAFGRAEELTVNDKKICILLSKNPVGMNETIKIVNNSKKEGCSSTTLLILNDRIPDGIDVSWIWDVDTELLVKLGGNLIVSGDRSYDMALRLKYSQQNLISSNSIFNLIVEENLNEAIKIALNLTTKTETLYIVPTYSAMLEVREIIIGRKIL, from the coding sequence ATGTATATGTTAGATAATATTCAATTAGTTTTATCAATAGGAGTTGCTAAAATAACAACTTCTATTGTCAGATTTCTAAAGTTAGGAGCTGCAAGTGTTCTCCCTGGAGCAATTTCTCGGTATTTTTATCCAAAAATTTTATCAAAATTATGTGAACAAGTTACTGAAGGAATTGTTATAGTTATTGGTACAAACGGTAAGACTACAACATCTCTTTTGTTGAGAACTATTTTAGAAAATCAGGGATGGAAAGTTACTCATAATCGAACTGGGGCTAACTTAGTTAATGGTTTAATAACAGCATTATTAGAAGATACTAACATAATAGGAAAGTTGACTACAGATTTCGCAATTTTAGAAGTAGACGAAAATATTATCGCTTTATTACTGAAAGAGTGTAAACCTAAAATAATTATCGGTTTAAATCTATTTAGAGACCAGTTAGATCGCTATGGAGAAGTAGATTCAATAAGCTTAGCTTGGCAAAAAGCAATTAGCCCTCTTCCGCATGAAACAACAATTATTTTAAATGCTGATGATCCAACGCTATCTTACTTAGGACAGCAATTATCTCAACAAACCTTTTATTTCGGTTTATCAGAGTCTGAACAATATTTGGAAGAGATTCCTCATGCAGCAGATTCAATATATTGCCCAAGTTGTGGTCATATCTTAAAGTACGAGGGATTTTATCTTTCTCACTTAGGAGATTTTTACTGCTCAAGGTGTAGCTTTAAAAAAAGTCAACTAGATCTTATTAGCAAAGATTGGCCACAAATATTAGTTGGCATACATAATAAATACAATACATTAGCTGCAGGACTGGCTTCTAGAAAACTTGGTGTTGAAATGCCTAAAATTTTTAGCACTGTAAAAACTTTCAAACCAGCTTTTGGCAGAGCAGAAGAATTAACTGTTAACGATAAAAAAATTTGTATTCTGTTGTCAAAAAATCCTGTAGGCATGAATGAAACTATAAAGATAGTAAATAATTCTAAAAAAGAAGGATGTTCCTCAACAACTTTATTAATCCTAAATGATAGAATACCTGACGGTATAGATGTTTCCTGGATTTGGGATGTAGATACAGAACTCTTGGTCAAATTAGGTGGCAATCTAATAGTAAGTGGTGATCGAAGTTATGATATGGCCTTACGTTTAAAATATAGTCAACAAAATTTAATAAGCTCAAACAGTATATTTAACTTAATTGTTGAAGAAAATTTAAACGAAGCTATAAAAATAGCTCTAAATCTAACCACAAAAACAGAAACTTTATATATAGTTCCTACTTATTCTGCCATGTTGGAAGTAAGAGAAATAATAATCGGACGTAAAATTTTATAA
- the uvrC gene encoding excinuclease ABC subunit UvrC, producing MQKYKQLLLNNNALKNKLKEFPLEPGVYLMLDKQEDILYIGKSKRLRVRVRSYFQEGQYHTPRINLMLQQVNNIEFIVTDNEAEALALEANLIKQYQPYFNVLLKDDKKYPYVCITWSEEYPRIFITRKRRLDNKKDRYYGPYVDTHKLRETLRLVRRVFPLRQRKRPLFKDRPCLNYDIGRCPGVCQKLITSNQYHKIVAKIAMIFQGRTEELVQRLDTQMKLYSTQLKFEQAAQIRDRIEALQELNINQKVVLPNDTVSRDVIALASDNSCTCIQLFQIRGGRLIGRLGFFADNISGTLGSILQRVLEEHYWQVEPIEIPNEVVVQYELPKVDVFTDWLKNKKGKKVTVTVPKKQQKIEIINLVQRNAAYELEKTQKDMEQNLSSLQDLTTILNLKNIPYRIEGYDISHIQGSNAVASQVVFINGIPAQQSYRHYKIKNTAIGIGHSDDFACLAEVIGRRFNSYRNLKIEDLLKLDDYPNLVLIDGGKGQLSAVVKILKEMKLFPLLEVISLAKKNEEIFVPGNSNALITNSEQPGLKLLRKVRDEAHRFAINYHRQQRLKYSRSSQLDDIPGLGFQRQKELLSFFHSVDYIREASVESLRKAPGIGYSLAREIYEYFHPDKIS from the coding sequence ATGCAAAAGTATAAACAATTATTGCTCAATAACAATGCTTTAAAGAATAAACTAAAAGAATTTCCATTAGAGCCTGGAGTTTATCTAATGCTAGATAAACAAGAAGATATTCTTTATATTGGTAAGTCAAAACGCTTAAGGGTAAGGGTTCGCTCCTATTTCCAAGAAGGTCAATACCATACCCCTCGTATTAACTTAATGCTTCAACAAGTTAATAATATTGAATTCATTGTTACTGATAATGAAGCAGAAGCACTAGCTTTAGAAGCTAATTTAATTAAGCAATATCAACCATACTTTAATGTACTTTTAAAAGATGATAAAAAATATCCTTATGTTTGTATTACTTGGTCTGAAGAATATCCAAGAATATTTATTACTCGTAAAAGACGACTCGATAATAAAAAAGATCGCTATTACGGACCATATGTTGATACCCATAAATTACGAGAAACACTGCGTTTAGTTAGACGTGTTTTTCCTTTACGCCAAAGAAAGCGTCCTTTATTTAAGGATCGACCTTGTTTAAACTATGATATTGGTCGCTGTCCTGGAGTCTGCCAAAAACTAATTACTTCTAATCAATATCATAAGATTGTTGCTAAAATAGCAATGATATTTCAAGGCCGTACTGAAGAATTAGTACAAAGACTAGATACTCAAATGAAGCTATATTCTACACAGTTAAAATTTGAGCAGGCGGCACAAATAAGAGATAGAATCGAAGCTCTTCAGGAACTCAATATTAATCAAAAAGTGGTTTTACCAAATGATACAGTTTCACGTGATGTAATTGCCTTAGCATCTGACAATAGCTGTACTTGTATACAATTATTTCAAATTCGTGGGGGACGTTTAATAGGCCGCCTGGGCTTTTTTGCTGATAATATTTCTGGAACTTTAGGCAGCATATTACAAAGAGTTTTGGAAGAACATTATTGGCAAGTAGAACCGATAGAAATACCAAATGAAGTTGTAGTGCAATATGAGCTTCCTAAAGTAGATGTTTTTACGGACTGGTTAAAAAATAAGAAAGGTAAAAAAGTTACTGTTACTGTTCCTAAAAAGCAGCAAAAAATTGAAATTATTAATCTAGTTCAACGTAATGCAGCATATGAACTAGAAAAAACCCAAAAAGATATGGAGCAAAACTTATCATCTTTACAAGATTTGACTACGATATTAAATTTAAAAAATATTCCTTATAGGATAGAAGGCTACGATATTTCTCACATCCAAGGTTCTAATGCTGTTGCATCGCAAGTTGTATTTATTAATGGAATTCCAGCCCAACAATCTTATCGTCATTATAAAATCAAGAATACTGCCATTGGCATAGGTCATTCTGATGATTTTGCATGTTTGGCAGAAGTTATTGGTAGAAGATTTAACTCCTACCGTAATTTAAAAATAGAAGATTTATTAAAACTAGATGATTATCCAAACTTAGTATTAATCGATGGTGGTAAAGGCCAACTTTCTGCAGTGGTAAAAATTTTAAAAGAAATGAAACTTTTTCCTTTATTAGAGGTTATTAGTTTGGCTAAAAAAAACGAAGAAATATTTGTGCCTGGAAATTCTAACGCTTTAATTACCAATTCAGAACAACCGGGTTTAAAACTATTAAGAAAAGTCAGAGATGAAGCACACCGTTTTGCTATCAATTATCATCGTCAGCAACGTCTCAAGTATAGTCGTTCATCTCAACTAGACGATATACCTGGTTTAGGATTTCAAAGGCAAAAAGAGCTTCTTTCTTTTTTTCATTCAGTTGATTATATTAGGGAAGCTTCTGTTGAAAGTTTACGAAAAGCCCCAGGGATAGGATATTCTCTAGCAAGAGAAATATATGAATATTTTCATCCGGATAAGATATCCTAA
- a CDS encoding HNH endonuclease, whose protein sequence is MICNKVLVLNASYEPLNITSWRRAVVLLIKGKAEQLENNKTLIYYHFPLPSVIRLRHYVRVPYKRIPLTRRNILERDCYTCQYCNAQTEKLTLDHVIPRSRGGGDTWENIVTACVKCNIKKGNRTPKEAKMNIINSSKKPYSSLQFEIFKHTKANFNREWHKYIIGI, encoded by the coding sequence ATGATCTGTAACAAAGTTCTAGTATTAAATGCATCTTACGAGCCACTTAACATAACTAGTTGGCGAAGAGCAGTAGTTTTGTTAATTAAAGGGAAGGCAGAACAACTTGAAAATAACAAAACACTAATTTATTATCACTTCCCCCTTCCTTCTGTTATTCGTTTACGCCACTATGTTAGAGTTCCCTATAAAAGAATCCCCCTAACTCGCCGTAATATATTAGAGCGTGATTGTTATACATGTCAGTATTGTAATGCTCAAACAGAAAAATTGACACTAGACCATGTAATTCCTCGTTCTCGTGGGGGTGGAGATACTTGGGAAAATATTGTTACTGCTTGTGTTAAATGTAATATAAAAAAAGGTAACCGTACTCCTAAAGAAGCAAAAATGAATATAATAAATTCTTCGAAGAAGCCATATAGTAGTTTACAGTTTGAGATATTTAAACATACTAAAGCAAATTTTAATCGTGAGTGGCATAAATATATTATTGGTATCTGA